A single genomic interval of Streptomyces graminofaciens harbors:
- a CDS encoding DUF6542 domain-containing protein has protein sequence MPNPRLTGLGCGLFCAAAMFVLACLDRLLFESSPTVYGVLFLLVSALTAVWVRRGDLASVPVVVPIAFAAGLPPLTGLGGGLGAHLMGLLTALAVQAGWLYGGTLVAGLIVTVRKVRLMARKAAERQAAQGGRGPGVQGGRGRAGQDGRGQGVRGGRGPAMAAHVRQRAAQPRPRPQRRTV, from the coding sequence ATGCCCAACCCCCGGCTGACCGGGCTGGGCTGCGGGTTGTTCTGCGCGGCGGCCATGTTCGTGCTCGCCTGCCTCGACCGGCTGCTGTTCGAATCGTCCCCCACGGTGTACGGGGTGCTGTTCCTGCTGGTCAGCGCGTTGACCGCGGTGTGGGTGCGGCGCGGCGACCTGGCCAGCGTCCCCGTGGTCGTGCCGATCGCCTTCGCCGCCGGGCTGCCGCCACTCACCGGCCTCGGGGGCGGTCTCGGCGCGCATCTGATGGGCCTGCTGACCGCCCTCGCCGTCCAGGCGGGCTGGCTGTACGGCGGGACGCTCGTCGCCGGTCTCATCGTGACGGTACGGAAGGTCCGGCTGATGGCCCGCAAGGCGGCCGAGCGGCAGGCCGCGCAAGGAGGGCGAGGCCCTGGCGTACAGGGCGGCCGGGGACGGGCCGGGCAGGACGGGCGCGGGCAGGGCGTGCGCGGTGGCCGGGGGCCGGCCATGGCCGCTCATGTCCGGCAGCGCGCGGCCCAGCCTCGTCCCCGGCCCCAGCGCCGCACGGTCTGA
- a CDS encoding MauE/DoxX family redox-associated membrane protein, which yields MSDLLLVCRLTLICVLAVAGLAKLRDRRRFATALGDFTYLPAAARPALAVLVPAAELLAAVLLALPRTLTAGLAVAAALCAAFSAVAVTTMRRRSPAGCPCFGSRTTVPMGPWHVARNATLTVLALLGGAIALTHGTATPLNAPALALAVAVAGYLTAFAVFTDDLAFFFAARTGQR from the coding sequence TTGTCCGACCTGCTGCTCGTCTGCCGCCTGACCCTGATCTGCGTGCTTGCCGTGGCCGGCCTCGCCAAGCTGCGCGACCGCCGCCGATTCGCCACGGCACTGGGCGATTTCACCTACCTGCCGGCCGCAGCCCGGCCGGCTCTCGCCGTCCTGGTGCCCGCGGCCGAGCTCCTCGCCGCCGTGCTCCTCGCCCTGCCCCGGACGCTCACCGCGGGCCTGGCCGTCGCCGCCGCCCTGTGCGCGGCGTTCAGCGCCGTCGCCGTCACCACCATGCGGCGCCGCAGCCCCGCCGGCTGCCCCTGCTTCGGCAGCAGGACCACTGTGCCCATGGGCCCCTGGCATGTCGCCCGCAACGCCACACTCACCGTGCTCGCCCTCCTCGGCGGTGCCATCGCCCTCACCCACGGCACCGCCACCCCCCTCAACGCGCCCGCACTCGCGCTCGCCGTCGCCGTCGCCGGCTATCTCACCGCGTTCGCCGTCTTCACCGACGACCTCGCCTTCTTCTTCGCCGCCCGCACCGGCCAACGCTGA
- a CDS encoding DEAD/DEAH box helicase, with translation MGRSEREAVGRGERLHEAARAVGDDHARAVEAVRAALKPIHDDLAERELDAIPVARLKDVTEGRLRLGEVERGGFRTVRQVLDAGSYRLQQLPGVGKQTADQTVAAARQIAEAVRDTVAVHIDVDRPEPRTTALVVALHVLVEAGPEARRAVGAATALSQRLGPLLADARPASGRLRMLLAGRAGREHALEAVAEVRSLIEQAERERLPELFAQASVDLLRGPATDVAALVDFELRSAEYYGLIAELSGRGPDPAAAEGFLPDDLAERVREQGLDDTHRRVSLRGYQAFGARFVLAQRRAILGDEMGLGKTVQAIAALAHLAAEGQSHFMVVCPASVLINWTREIEARSELRVLPLHGPDRQEAFADWKGRGGVGVTTFDALRGFPAPGGGELGMLVVDEAHYVKNPKARRSLAVTEWAEHCERVLLLSGTPMENRVSEFRSLVHILRPELAESVGDGDGVAGSKAFRKAVAPVYLRRNQQDVLTELPPLQRTDEWEELSASDEEAYREAVRAGNFMAMRRAAYARPDKSAKLNRLREIVAESAENGLKVVVFSNFRDVLGVVRDALPTAPKGGQVFGPLTGAVPPARRQDLVDEFAAAPGHAVLLAQIQAGGVGLNLQTASVVIICEPQIKPTIEHQAAARAHRMGQVRSVRVHRLLATGGVDERMVRMLEDKSRLFDAYARRSVVAESTPDAVDVSDVSLARRIVEEEQARLGAERVRPVEPA, from the coding sequence ATGGGGCGGAGCGAGCGGGAGGCGGTCGGCCGGGGCGAGCGGCTGCACGAGGCGGCGCGGGCGGTGGGCGATGACCACGCGCGAGCCGTCGAGGCCGTACGGGCGGCCCTGAAGCCGATCCACGACGACCTGGCGGAGCGGGAACTGGACGCCATCCCCGTGGCCCGGCTCAAGGACGTCACCGAGGGGCGGCTGCGCCTCGGTGAGGTGGAAAGGGGCGGCTTCCGTACGGTTCGGCAGGTGCTCGACGCCGGGAGCTACCGCCTCCAGCAACTCCCCGGAGTCGGAAAGCAGACCGCCGACCAGACGGTCGCTGCCGCCCGGCAGATAGCCGAGGCCGTGCGGGACACCGTGGCCGTGCACATCGACGTGGACCGGCCGGAGCCGCGGACGACCGCGCTGGTCGTGGCCCTGCACGTGCTGGTGGAGGCGGGGCCCGAGGCGCGTCGCGCCGTCGGCGCTGCCACGGCCCTGTCCCAGCGGCTCGGTCCACTGCTGGCCGACGCCAGACCGGCCTCCGGGCGGCTGCGGATGCTGCTGGCGGGCCGGGCGGGACGCGAGCACGCGCTGGAGGCCGTGGCAGAGGTCCGCTCGCTCATCGAGCAGGCCGAGCGCGAAAGGCTGCCGGAGCTGTTCGCCCAGGCCTCGGTGGACCTGCTGCGCGGCCCCGCGACCGACGTGGCGGCCCTGGTCGACTTCGAGCTGCGCTCCGCGGAGTACTACGGCCTGATCGCCGAACTCTCGGGCCGTGGCCCCGACCCCGCCGCGGCCGAGGGATTCCTGCCGGACGACCTGGCCGAGCGAGTCCGGGAGCAGGGGCTCGACGACACCCACCGCAGGGTCTCGCTCCGCGGCTACCAGGCCTTCGGCGCGCGCTTCGTCCTCGCGCAACGCCGGGCGATCCTCGGCGACGAGATGGGGCTCGGCAAGACCGTCCAGGCCATCGCCGCCCTCGCGCATCTCGCCGCCGAGGGGCAGAGCCACTTCATGGTGGTCTGCCCGGCCAGCGTGCTGATCAACTGGACCCGTGAGATCGAGGCCCGGAGCGAGCTGCGCGTGCTGCCCCTGCACGGCCCGGACCGACAGGAGGCGTTCGCCGACTGGAAGGGCCGCGGCGGCGTCGGGGTCACCACCTTCGACGCCCTGCGCGGCTTCCCGGCGCCCGGCGGCGGGGAACTGGGCATGCTCGTCGTCGACGAGGCCCACTATGTGAAGAACCCGAAGGCCCGCCGCTCGCTGGCCGTGACCGAGTGGGCGGAGCACTGCGAACGCGTGCTGCTGCTGTCCGGCACACCCATGGAGAACCGCGTCTCGGAGTTCCGCAGCCTGGTACACATCCTGCGCCCCGAACTCGCCGAGTCGGTCGGCGACGGCGACGGCGTGGCCGGCTCCAAGGCGTTCCGCAAGGCGGTCGCGCCGGTCTATCTGCGGCGCAACCAACAGGACGTCCTGACCGAACTGCCCCCGCTCCAGCGCACCGACGAGTGGGAGGAACTGAGCGCGTCGGACGAGGAGGCCTACCGCGAGGCCGTACGGGCCGGCAACTTCATGGCGATGCGTAGAGCGGCGTACGCGCGCCCGGACAAGTCGGCCAAGCTGAACCGGCTGCGGGAGATCGTCGCGGAGTCCGCCGAAAATGGGCTCAAGGTGGTGGTCTTCTCCAACTTCAGGGACGTGCTCGGCGTGGTGCGGGACGCGCTCCCCACGGCCCCGAAGGGCGGACAGGTCTTCGGGCCGCTCACCGGAGCCGTACCGCCCGCGCGCCGACAGGACCTGGTCGACGAGTTCGCCGCCGCGCCCGGTCACGCGGTGCTGCTCGCCCAGATCCAGGCGGGCGGGGTGGGACTCAACCTGCAGACCGCCTCCGTCGTGATCATCTGCGAGCCGCAGATCAAGCCGACCATCGAACACCAGGCGGCCGCGCGGGCCCACCGGATGGGACAGGTCCGGTCGGTCCGGGTGCACCGGCTGCTCGCCACCGGCGGAGTGGACGAACGGATGGTCAGGATGCTGGAGGACAAGTCCCGCCTGTTCGACGCGTACGCGCGGCGCAGCGTGGTCGCCGAGTCGACGCCGGACGCCGTCGACGTGTCGGACGTCTCGCTGGCCCGCCGCATCGTCGAGGAGGAACAGGCACGGCTCGGCGCGGAGCGGGTGCGGCCGGTGGAGCCCGCGTAG
- a CDS encoding ABC transporter ATP-binding protein — MSGQSTSRTAEFLRSLTAVLALTLRSCPGALAVRVATVVIAGTAPVAASWLLKYVVDSLTADDFRASDLNWAAAGIGLLTVLLAAASATSSYADARIRRATSTRAQSDLLTAVNRLSGLSKLEQPAFHDRVQLAIQSAQGAERLVGAALQGAQGVLTLAGFLGSLLLISPTLAGILVVAAVPALFAHLANSRHRADMFWRTSSLARRQIFYRGLLTDTQAAKEIRLYGLGGYFAERMRTDLDSINRQEERLDRRLVTYETALAALGAGISTGALVWGVHQAAAHALTAGDVSLLVAALAGMQTALVGLVGCIAQSHQTALLFSHYLHVTQVRDDLPAPAAPIAPPPLSHGIELRDVWFRYTDDGPWILRGVSLTIPHGTSLAIVGLNGAGKSTLVKLLCRLYDPQRGSIHWDGIDLKDFPADQLRRRVSVVFQDPMEYDLTAGENIGLGDLGSLHDHGRIHAAAADADIHTALARLPQGYDTMLSRMFFPDDTEDTSPGVQLSGGQWQRLALARALMRSERDLMILDEPSTGLDAVAERHVHDRLTALRQGATSVLVSHRLNTVRAADAIVVIADGTVHEAGTHEQLMTAQGAYAELFTTQAEGYEETVR; from the coding sequence ATGAGCGGGCAATCCACCTCCCGCACGGCCGAATTCCTGCGGTCCCTCACCGCCGTACTCGCCCTCACGCTGCGGTCCTGCCCCGGGGCCCTCGCCGTCCGCGTCGCCACCGTCGTCATCGCGGGTACGGCACCCGTGGCCGCCTCCTGGCTGCTCAAGTACGTGGTCGACAGCCTCACCGCGGACGACTTCCGCGCCTCGGACCTCAACTGGGCCGCGGCGGGCATCGGCCTGCTCACCGTCCTTCTCGCCGCCGCGTCGGCCACCTCCTCCTACGCCGACGCCCGCATCCGCCGCGCCACCTCCACCCGGGCCCAGAGCGACCTGCTCACGGCCGTCAACCGGCTCAGCGGTCTGTCCAAGCTCGAACAGCCCGCCTTCCACGACCGCGTCCAACTCGCCATCCAGAGCGCGCAGGGCGCCGAGCGACTCGTCGGCGCGGCACTCCAGGGCGCCCAGGGAGTCCTCACCCTGGCGGGCTTCCTGGGAAGTCTCCTGCTCATCAGCCCCACCCTGGCCGGCATCCTCGTCGTCGCGGCCGTTCCGGCCCTCTTCGCCCACCTGGCCAACAGCCGGCATCGCGCGGACATGTTCTGGCGCACCAGCAGCCTCGCCCGCCGCCAGATCTTCTACCGAGGGCTCCTCACCGACACCCAAGCGGCGAAAGAGATCCGCCTCTACGGCCTCGGCGGCTACTTCGCCGAACGCATGCGTACCGATCTCGACAGCATCAACCGGCAGGAGGAACGCCTCGACCGCCGCCTCGTCACCTACGAGACGGCCCTCGCCGCCCTCGGAGCCGGCATCTCCACCGGCGCACTCGTCTGGGGCGTGCACCAGGCCGCCGCCCACGCCCTCACCGCCGGTGACGTGTCCCTCCTCGTCGCCGCCCTCGCCGGCATGCAGACGGCGCTCGTCGGCCTGGTGGGGTGCATCGCCCAAAGCCACCAGACGGCCCTGCTGTTCAGCCACTACCTGCATGTCACCCAGGTCCGGGACGACCTCCCCGCCCCGGCCGCCCCGATCGCCCCACCGCCCCTGAGCCACGGCATCGAACTCCGGGACGTCTGGTTCCGCTACACCGACGACGGACCGTGGATCCTCCGCGGAGTCAGCCTGACCATCCCGCACGGCACCAGCCTGGCCATCGTCGGTCTCAACGGGGCCGGCAAGAGCACCCTCGTCAAACTGCTGTGCCGCCTCTACGACCCGCAGCGCGGCAGCATCCACTGGGACGGCATCGACCTCAAGGACTTCCCCGCGGACCAGCTGCGCCGACGGGTCAGCGTCGTCTTCCAGGACCCGATGGAGTACGACCTCACCGCCGGGGAGAACATCGGCCTCGGTGACCTCGGCTCCCTCCACGACCATGGGCGCATCCACGCAGCCGCCGCCGACGCGGACATCCACACCGCCCTCGCCCGCCTCCCACAGGGGTACGACACCATGCTCAGCCGGATGTTCTTCCCCGACGACACGGAAGACACCAGCCCTGGCGTCCAGCTGTCGGGCGGCCAGTGGCAGCGCCTCGCGCTCGCCCGGGCCCTGATGCGTTCCGAACGGGATCTCATGATCCTCGACGAACCCAGCACCGGCCTCGACGCGGTCGCCGAACGCCACGTCCACGACCGGCTCACCGCACTCCGCCAGGGCGCGACGAGCGTCCTCGTCTCCCACCGCCTCAACACCGTCCGCGCCGCGGACGCCATCGTCGTCATCGCGGACGGAACCGTGCACGAGGCAGGCACCCACGAACAGCTCATGACCGCCCAAGGCGCCTACGCCGAGCTCTTCACCACGCAGGCCGAAGGCTACGAGGAGACCGTCCGGTGA
- a CDS encoding S26 family signal peptidase: MTAAAPVLLALAGLLVLAAALLLARGRLVAVTVRGYSMSPTLMPGDRILMLRGRHRVATGRVAVVAAPHPEHGWHSPTGTTSDSWYVKRIVAVAGEPVPCWAGRCPGTHVPPGMLVLLGEKPGSMDSKQLGYCPEDKLIGTVLLRLRAATASGAPSGCSGG; this comes from the coding sequence GTGACCGCCGCGGCCCCGGTGCTCCTCGCCCTCGCGGGACTCCTCGTCCTCGCCGCGGCCCTGTTGCTGGCGCGTGGGCGGCTGGTGGCCGTGACCGTCCGCGGATACAGCATGTCGCCGACGCTCATGCCCGGCGACCGGATCCTCATGCTCCGCGGCAGACACCGAGTCGCCACGGGCCGGGTCGCCGTCGTCGCCGCACCCCACCCCGAGCACGGCTGGCATTCCCCCACGGGCACCACGTCCGACTCGTGGTACGTCAAACGCATCGTCGCCGTCGCCGGAGAGCCCGTACCGTGCTGGGCCGGCCGATGCCCCGGAACCCACGTGCCGCCGGGCATGCTCGTCCTCCTGGGCGAGAAGCCGGGCTCGATGGACTCCAAACAGCTGGGCTACTGCCCCGAGGACAAACTCATCGGAACCGTCCTGCTCCGCCTGCGGGCCGCCACGGCTTCTGGTGCACCTTCTGGTTGTTCCGGCGGCTGA
- a CDS encoding AfsR/SARP family transcriptional regulator, translating into MGRPLPMDRLIDLLSDEDERPRSRADLYVDVCRLRASLRRGGCDGSVRLVRSGSTYTLTGDPQLVDLHRFTQLVNRAQRVTEPQEVSRLASAALAEWRGPVLEDVATERTRRGVGAAFDELLMSAQLLRVAAEFKLGNYWSLAAELARLTADHPEHEMLLAFRAATLYECGRRADALRVLSSARARMTRRLGLDLSRELQDLRAAILRDDPVDRDIFRGGALGAV; encoded by the coding sequence ATGGGCCGGCCGCTCCCGATGGACCGGCTGATCGATCTGTTGTCGGACGAGGACGAACGACCGCGTTCCCGGGCCGACCTGTATGTGGATGTCTGCCGGCTGCGGGCGAGCCTTCGCCGTGGCGGGTGCGACGGGTCGGTGCGGCTGGTGCGGAGCGGTTCGACGTACACACTGACCGGCGATCCGCAGCTGGTGGATCTGCACCGCTTCACTCAGCTGGTCAACCGGGCTCAGCGGGTCACCGAGCCGCAGGAGGTCTCCCGACTCGCCTCGGCCGCCCTGGCCGAGTGGCGGGGGCCGGTGCTGGAGGACGTCGCGACCGAGCGGACACGCCGAGGTGTCGGCGCCGCTTTCGACGAACTGCTGATGTCGGCGCAACTGCTGCGTGTCGCGGCGGAGTTCAAGCTGGGCAACTACTGGTCGCTCGCGGCGGAGCTCGCACGGCTCACCGCGGACCATCCGGAACACGAGATGCTCCTGGCCTTCCGTGCGGCCACGCTCTACGAGTGCGGGCGTCGCGCGGACGCGCTGCGCGTGCTGTCCTCGGCACGAGCGCGCATGACACGGCGGCTGGGGTTGGATCTGAGCCGCGAGCTGCAGGATCTGCGCGCGGCGATCCTGCGGGACGATCCCGTGGACCGCGACATCTTCCGCGGTGGCGCCCTGGGCGCCGTGTGA
- a CDS encoding 4-hydroxy-3-methylbut-2-enyl diphosphate reductase — MEDMTASPGRRRVLLAAPRGYCAGVDRAVIAVEKALEQYGAPIYVRHEIVHNKYVVQTLEKKGAVFVEQTEEVPEGNIVMFSAHGVAPTVHDEAARGKLATIDATCPLVTKVHKEAIRYAKEDFDILLIGHEGHEEVIGTSGEAPDHIQLVDGPEDVAKVEVRDPSKIVWLSQTTLSVDETMETVGALKEKFPLLVSPPSDDICYATQNRQLAVKQMGAEAELVIVVGSRNSSNSVRLVEVAKLAGSREAYLVDFADEIDETWLEGVTTVGVTSGASVPEVLVEEVLEWLSQRGYGDVELVKAAEESITFSLPKELRRDLRAEAATLVAERTGKTAEA; from the coding sequence ATGGAAGACATGACCGCTTCGCCTGGCCGCCGCCGTGTCCTCCTCGCCGCCCCGCGCGGCTACTGCGCGGGTGTCGACCGTGCCGTGATCGCCGTCGAGAAGGCCCTGGAGCAGTACGGGGCCCCCATCTACGTCCGCCACGAGATCGTCCACAACAAGTACGTCGTGCAGACCCTGGAGAAGAAGGGCGCCGTCTTCGTCGAGCAGACGGAGGAGGTTCCCGAAGGGAACATCGTCATGTTCTCGGCGCACGGCGTGGCCCCGACCGTCCACGACGAGGCGGCGCGCGGCAAGCTCGCCACCATCGACGCGACCTGCCCGCTGGTCACCAAGGTCCACAAGGAAGCGATCCGGTACGCCAAGGAGGACTTCGACATCCTCCTGATCGGCCACGAGGGACACGAAGAGGTCATCGGCACCTCCGGTGAGGCGCCGGACCACATCCAGCTGGTCGACGGCCCCGAGGACGTCGCCAAGGTCGAGGTCCGCGACCCGTCGAAGATCGTCTGGCTGTCGCAGACCACGCTCTCCGTCGACGAGACGATGGAGACGGTCGGCGCGCTCAAGGAGAAGTTCCCGCTGCTCGTCTCCCCGCCGAGCGACGACATCTGCTACGCCACGCAGAACCGCCAGCTCGCCGTGAAGCAGATGGGCGCAGAGGCGGAACTGGTCATCGTGGTCGGCTCCCGCAACTCCTCCAACTCGGTCCGGCTCGTCGAGGTCGCCAAGCTCGCCGGCTCCCGCGAGGCCTACCTCGTGGACTTCGCCGACGAGATCGACGAGACCTGGCTGGAGGGCGTCACGACGGTCGGCGTCACCTCGGGCGCCTCGGTCCCGGAGGTCCTCGTCGAGGAGGTCCTGGAGTGGCTCTCCCAGCGCGGCTACGGCGATGTCGAGCTGGTCAAGGCGGCCGAGGAGTCCATCACCTTCTCCCTCCCGAAGGAGCTGCGCCGCGACCTGCGCGCGGAGGCCGCCACCCTCGTCGCGGAGCGCACCGGCAAGACCGCCGAGGCCTGA
- a CDS encoding redoxin domain-containing protein — protein MPYVIAGLVLVGAVALLNLVLLMVILRRWQELEVVRRRDDFASQGPQPGDGLPDFTATALSGRTLTQDDFRSGELLLGVFSHDCPACTDSLPDFADRADRARAAGGRALALVMGDEAAESSLTAQLVGPADEVVPGPEAAPLFRALRVPAFPTVLNYQDGVVAAPSAAGREPVPAAS, from the coding sequence TTGCCGTACGTCATTGCCGGTCTGGTGCTCGTCGGAGCCGTCGCCCTGCTCAACCTCGTCCTGCTCATGGTCATCCTGCGCCGCTGGCAGGAACTCGAAGTCGTCCGCCGACGCGACGACTTCGCAAGCCAAGGGCCGCAACCCGGAGACGGACTCCCGGACTTCACCGCCACCGCGCTCAGCGGCCGGACCCTGACCCAGGACGACTTCCGCTCCGGGGAACTGCTGCTGGGTGTCTTCTCCCACGACTGCCCGGCCTGCACCGACAGCCTCCCCGACTTCGCCGACCGGGCCGACCGGGCCCGGGCAGCGGGCGGCCGGGCCCTGGCCCTGGTGATGGGCGACGAAGCCGCCGAGAGCAGCCTGACCGCCCAACTCGTCGGGCCTGCGGACGAGGTCGTACCGGGGCCCGAGGCGGCACCACTGTTCCGCGCCCTGCGCGTCCCCGCCTTCCCCACGGTCCTCAACTACCAGGACGGCGTCGTCGCCGCTCCCTCCGCCGCCGGCCGCGAACCGGTACCGGCGGCCTCCTGA
- a CDS encoding TlpA family protein disulfide reductase: protein MSYAITGLALLAAATLVNALLTFAVIKRWRTTVAAPAPAAEAPGPPALAVHEGDHTPAFTLHTPRGEVSESTLAGRPTLICFLRPDCGPTRESLPEIQRWTEANTPSGAHLVAVISGQLPEAGPLLEAVGPLTELTATEPPNGPVAGAFGVRHHPTFVLLDADGTVTETGIGRGSLPTLNLLTA from the coding sequence GTGAGCTACGCCATCACCGGCCTCGCCCTCCTCGCCGCGGCCACCCTCGTCAACGCCCTCCTCACCTTCGCGGTGATCAAACGCTGGCGTACCACGGTGGCCGCCCCCGCCCCGGCCGCCGAGGCCCCGGGCCCGCCGGCCCTCGCCGTGCACGAAGGTGACCACACCCCCGCCTTCACCTTGCACACCCCCCGAGGCGAAGTCAGCGAATCCACCCTGGCCGGGCGTCCCACCCTCATCTGTTTCCTCCGTCCCGACTGCGGGCCCACCAGGGAGAGCCTCCCCGAGATCCAACGCTGGACCGAGGCGAACACCCCGTCAGGCGCGCATCTCGTCGCCGTCATCAGCGGACAGCTCCCCGAAGCCGGCCCCCTGCTCGAGGCCGTCGGCCCGCTCACCGAACTCACCGCCACCGAACCCCCGAACGGTCCCGTCGCCGGCGCCTTCGGCGTACGCCACCACCCCACCTTCGTCCTCCTCGACGCCGACGGGACCGTCACGGAGACAGGCATCGGCCGAGGTTCCCTGCCCACGCTCAACCTCCTCACCGCATGA
- the ychF gene encoding redox-regulated ATPase YchF — MSLTIGIVGLPNVGKSTLFNALTKNDVLAANYPFATIEPNVGVVGVPDERLTKLAEIFSSQRILPATVDFVDIAGIVRGASEGEGLGNKFLANIRESDAICQVIRAFKDENVVHVDGKVSPKDDIETINTELILADLQTIEKVLPRLQKESRIKKDIAPKVKAVEEAKEILEKGDTLFSAGIVQGSGNEELLHDLHLLTTKPFLYVFNVDEDELVDDDFKNEQRALVAPAEAIFLNAKLEQDLAELDEADAMELLESVGAEEPGLATLARVGFDTLGLQTYLTAGPKESRAWTIKKGATAPEAAGVIHTDFQKGFIKAEVISFADLVETGSVAEARAKGKARMEGKEYVMQDGDVVEFRFNV; from the coding sequence GTGTCGCTCACGATCGGAATCGTCGGTCTGCCCAACGTCGGCAAGTCGACCTTGTTCAACGCCCTGACCAAGAACGACGTGCTGGCGGCCAACTACCCGTTCGCCACGATCGAGCCGAACGTCGGCGTCGTCGGCGTCCCGGACGAGCGGCTGACCAAGCTCGCCGAGATCTTCTCCTCCCAGCGGATCCTCCCGGCGACCGTCGACTTCGTCGACATCGCGGGCATCGTGCGCGGTGCGTCCGAGGGCGAGGGCCTCGGCAACAAGTTCCTCGCGAACATCCGTGAGTCGGACGCGATCTGCCAGGTCATCCGCGCCTTCAAGGACGAGAACGTCGTCCACGTCGACGGCAAGGTCTCGCCCAAGGACGACATCGAGACGATCAACACCGAGCTGATCCTGGCCGACCTCCAGACCATCGAGAAGGTCCTCCCGCGCCTCCAGAAGGAGTCGCGGATCAAGAAGGACATCGCGCCGAAGGTCAAGGCCGTCGAGGAGGCCAAGGAGATCCTCGAGAAGGGCGACACGCTGTTCTCGGCGGGCATCGTCCAGGGCTCGGGCAACGAGGAGCTCCTCCACGACCTGCACCTGCTGACGACGAAGCCTTTCCTCTACGTCTTCAACGTCGACGAGGACGAGCTGGTGGACGACGACTTCAAGAACGAGCAGCGCGCCCTCGTCGCCCCCGCCGAGGCGATCTTCCTCAACGCCAAGCTGGAGCAGGACCTCGCCGAGCTGGACGAGGCCGACGCGATGGAGCTGCTGGAGTCGGTCGGCGCCGAGGAGCCCGGCCTGGCCACCCTCGCCCGTGTCGGCTTCGACACCCTCGGCCTGCAGACCTACCTCACGGCCGGCCCCAAGGAGTCCCGCGCCTGGACGATCAAGAAGGGCGCAACCGCCCCCGAGGCCGCCGGAGTCATCCACACCGACTTCCAGAAGGGCTTCATCAAGGCCGAGGTCATCTCCTTCGCCGACCTGGTGGAGACCGGCTCGGTCGCCGAGGCCCGTGCGAAGGGCAAGGCGCGCATGGAGGGCAAGGAGTATGTGATGCAGGACGGGGATGTGGTGGAGTTCCGCTTCAACGTGTAG
- the ppgK gene encoding polyphosphate--glucose phosphotransferase: MHIFGVDIGGSGIKGAPVDLDLGDLADERYKVLTPHPATPDLVADGVKEVVDHFGWTGPVGITFPGVVTGGSTIRTAANVDKGWIDVDARALLSDRLGGLPVTVLNDADAAGVAEMQFGAGRGRQGTVILLTFGTGIGSALFADGVLVANTELGHLELNGHDAETKASTKAKDDHELTWEHWARRVTKYLAHVEMLFSPELFIIGGGVSRKSQKFLHLIEGIKAEIVPAQLQNNAGIVGAAMRAAKAG, translated from the coding sequence ATGCACATCTTCGGCGTGGACATCGGTGGTTCCGGGATCAAGGGCGCTCCCGTGGACCTGGACCTGGGCGACCTGGCGGACGAGCGGTACAAGGTGCTGACCCCGCACCCGGCGACGCCCGACCTGGTGGCGGACGGCGTGAAGGAGGTCGTCGACCACTTCGGGTGGACGGGCCCGGTCGGCATCACCTTTCCCGGTGTGGTCACGGGCGGCTCCACGATCCGTACGGCGGCCAACGTCGACAAGGGCTGGATCGACGTGGACGCGCGCGCCCTGCTGAGCGACCGCCTCGGCGGCCTGCCGGTGACCGTGCTGAACGACGCGGACGCGGCGGGCGTGGCCGAGATGCAGTTCGGCGCGGGCCGCGGCCGCCAGGGCACGGTCATCCTGCTCACCTTCGGCACGGGCATCGGCAGCGCCCTCTTCGCCGACGGCGTCCTCGTCGCCAACACGGAGCTGGGCCACCTGGAGCTGAACGGCCACGACGCCGAGACCAAAGCCTCCACCAAGGCCAAGGACGACCACGAGCTGACCTGGGAGCACTGGGCCCGCCGGGTCACCAAGTACCTCGCCCATGTCGAGATGCTCTTCTCCCCCGAGTTGTTCATCATCGGCGGCGGTGTCAGCCGCAAGTCCCAGAAGTTCCTGCACCTGATCGAGGGCATCAAGGCCGAGATCGTCCCGGCCCAGCTCCAGAACAACGCGGGCATCGTGGGCGCGGCGATGCGTGCGGCCAAGGCGGGCTAG